One Pseudomonas entomophila genomic window carries:
- a CDS encoding sensor histidine kinase: MKWPRTLASRLALIFFTGLVLAYGLSFSLQAYERYVSSRSMMLSNLEMDVATSVAILDRLPAAERPAWLTRLERRTYRYRLDGGVQGTAMPTADPPMAAESIVKAIGGQYRLTFQEIPGPNAHFQAHLRLADGAPLTIDVTPTPVPVATWLPGVLLIQLLVLLSCTWLAVRLAIGPLTRLVQAVDNLDPNSPGPLLDESGPREVRYAAVAFNALQARIAAYLKERMQLLAAISHDLQTPITRMKLRVEQMDEGLEKEKLWHDLDAMEHLVREGVAYARSMDSSTEAPCRVNLDAFLDSLVFDYQDSGARVDRHGSAQATLETRPHALRRVLVNLVDNALKFAGAARLEVNHEQGVTLIRVLDDGPGIPADELDEVLKPFYRVEASRNRSTGGTGLGLAIAQQLIQSMGGNLTLSNRLEGGLCAQIELR, translated from the coding sequence ATGAAGTGGCCGCGCACCCTGGCCTCGCGCCTGGCCCTGATCTTCTTCACCGGCCTGGTGCTGGCCTACGGCCTGTCGTTCAGCCTGCAAGCCTACGAGCGCTACGTCAGCAGCCGCTCGATGATGCTCAGCAACCTGGAAATGGACGTCGCCACCTCGGTGGCCATCCTCGACCGCCTGCCTGCGGCAGAACGCCCGGCCTGGCTCACGCGGCTGGAGCGACGTACCTACCGCTACCGCCTGGATGGCGGTGTGCAAGGCACCGCAATGCCAACGGCCGACCCGCCCATGGCCGCCGAGTCGATCGTCAAGGCCATCGGCGGCCAGTACCGCCTGACGTTCCAGGAAATTCCCGGCCCCAACGCGCACTTCCAGGCCCACCTGCGCCTGGCCGATGGCGCGCCGCTGACCATCGATGTCACCCCCACTCCGGTGCCAGTGGCCACCTGGCTGCCCGGGGTCCTGCTGATCCAGTTGCTGGTACTGCTGTCGTGCACCTGGCTGGCGGTTCGCCTGGCCATCGGGCCACTGACACGCCTGGTGCAGGCTGTCGACAACCTCGACCCGAACAGCCCCGGGCCGCTGCTCGACGAGAGCGGCCCGCGTGAAGTGCGTTACGCCGCAGTCGCCTTCAACGCCCTGCAGGCGCGCATCGCCGCCTACCTCAAGGAGCGCATGCAACTGCTGGCCGCCATTTCCCACGACCTGCAGACCCCGATCACGCGCATGAAGCTGCGGGTGGAGCAGATGGACGAAGGGTTGGAGAAGGAAAAGCTGTGGCATGACCTGGATGCCATGGAGCACCTGGTGCGCGAGGGCGTGGCCTACGCCCGCAGCATGGACAGCAGCACCGAGGCGCCCTGCCGGGTCAACCTCGACGCCTTCCTCGACAGCCTGGTCTTCGACTACCAGGACAGCGGTGCCAGGGTGGATCGCCATGGCAGCGCCCAGGCCACCCTGGAAACCCGCCCCCATGCCCTGCGCCGGGTGCTGGTGAACTTGGTGGACAACGCCTTGAAGTTCGCCGGTGCCGCACGCCTGGAAGTGAACCACGAACAGGGGGTGACGCTGATCCGCGTGCTGGATGACGGCCCGGGCATCCCGGCAGACGAACTGGACGAAGTGCTCAAGCCGTTCTACCGCGTCGAGGCCTCGCGCAACCGCAGCACCGGCGGCACCGGGCTGGGGTTGGCGATCGCCCAGCAATTGATCCAGTCCATGGGCGGCAACCTGACCCTGAGCAATCGCCTGGAAGGCGGGCTGTGCGCGCAGATCGAGCTGCGCTGA
- a CDS encoding DUF2790 domain-containing protein: MNAKTFASASLFALLSLGAFAAQAATQPAPETMPYHYGEHLDVKKVLSIQTDPSVSCGVANSRMNYLDSQGRQHDLQYLTYATDGCHEH; this comes from the coding sequence ATGAACGCCAAGACCTTCGCCAGCGCCAGCCTGTTCGCCCTGCTCAGCCTGGGTGCCTTCGCCGCACAGGCCGCCACCCAGCCAGCCCCCGAAACCATGCCGTATCACTACGGGGAGCATCTGGACGTGAAGAAAGTGCTGTCGATCCAGACGGATCCGAGCGTCAGCTGCGGGGTGGCCAACTCACGCATGAACTACCTCGACTCCCAAGGCCGCCAGCACGACCTGCAATACCTCACCTATGCCACCGATGGCTGCCACGAACACTGA
- a CDS encoding response regulator yields the protein MEHVDHILVVDDDREIRELVGNYLKKNGLRTSIVADGRQMRAFLENNAVDLIVLDIMMPGDDGLLLCRELRAGKHRNTPVLMLTARNDETDRIIGLEMGADDYLTKPFSARELLARINAVLRRTRMLPPNLTISESSQLIAFGPWRLDTTARHLLDSEGTLVALSGAEYRLLRVFLDHPQRVLSREQLLNLTQGREADIFDRSIDLLVSRLRQRLGDDAREPTCIKTVRSEGYVFSLAVQLLGASI from the coding sequence ATGGAACATGTCGATCACATCCTGGTCGTCGACGACGACCGCGAGATCCGCGAACTGGTCGGCAACTACCTGAAGAAGAACGGCCTGCGCACCAGCATCGTCGCCGATGGCCGGCAGATGCGCGCCTTCCTGGAGAACAACGCGGTCGACCTGATCGTCCTCGACATCATGATGCCCGGCGACGATGGCCTGCTGCTGTGCCGCGAGCTGCGTGCGGGCAAGCACCGCAACACGCCGGTGCTGATGCTCACCGCGCGCAACGACGAGACCGACCGCATCATCGGCCTGGAAATGGGCGCCGACGACTACCTCACCAAGCCCTTCTCCGCCCGCGAACTGCTGGCGCGGATCAACGCCGTGCTGCGCCGCACCCGCATGCTGCCGCCCAACCTCACCATCAGCGAAAGCAGCCAGCTGATCGCCTTCGGCCCCTGGCGCCTGGACACCACCGCGCGCCACCTGCTCGACAGCGAAGGCACCCTGGTGGCGTTGTCCGGCGCCGAGTACCGCCTGTTGCGAGTGTTTCTTGACCACCCCCAGCGGGTGCTCAGCCGCGAACAACTGCTCAACCTCACCCAGGGCCGCGAAGCAGACATCTTCGACCGTTCCATCGACCTGCTGGTCAGCCGCCTGCGTCAGCGCCTGGGCGATGACGCCCGCGAGCCCACCTGCATCAAGACCGTGCGCAGCGAGGGCTATGTATTCTCCCTGGCGGTGCAACTGCTGGGGGCGTCTATATGA
- a CDS encoding FdhF/YdeP family oxidoreductase: MNEEEHIKRYNGPAAGWGALKSVTKAWLGSENAVKNIRMMLKTNQDSGFDCPGCAWGESPESGMVKFCENGAKAVNWEATGRSVDPAFFAKYSVGALLEQSDYWLEYQGRLSHPMRYDAATDHYVEISWDDAFALIAQHLNSLESPDQADFYTSGRASNEAAFLYQLFVRTFGTNNFPDCSNMCHEASGLGMSSTLGVGKGTVVFHDLEQADAIFVIGQNPGTNHPRMLEPLREAVERGAQVVCFNPLKERGLERFQHPQHPFEMLSNGSEPTNTAYFRPALGGDMAVLRGMAKFLLQWEREAQANGMPPVFDHAFIKAHTDGMDDYLAQVDATSWEHIVEQSGLSKAEIELAARMYRKAERVIMCWAMGVTQHRHSVPTVQEIVNLQLLRGNVGRPGAGLSPVRGHSNVQGDRSMGIDEKPPTWLLDNLQQRFGIEVPRGHGHNAVLAIQAMEEGRTKVFVALGGNFAQATPDTPRTHAALRNCELTVHIATKLNRSHLVTGRDALILPCLGRTEIDIQGEGPQGVTVEDTFSMVHISHGQLKPRSPHLRSEPAIIAGMAKVTLGDRPIDWDWVVADYGRIRDLIADTIPGFADFNARLHHPGGFYLGNAAAEREWNTASGKAQFTACPLPAQLVNDVVLARGEKPDLILQTLRSHDQYNTTLYGLDDRYRGVFGLREVVFANEADIRRLGFAPGDKVDMVSLWEDGLERRVTGFTLVAYDIPTGQAAAYYPETNPLVPLESYGDQTFTPTSKFVAIRLERAQPDALIHAVAG, from the coding sequence ATGAACGAAGAAGAACATATCAAGCGTTACAATGGCCCGGCCGCAGGCTGGGGCGCGCTCAAGAGCGTGACCAAGGCCTGGCTGGGCAGCGAGAACGCCGTCAAGAACATCCGCATGATGCTCAAGACCAACCAGGACAGTGGTTTCGACTGCCCCGGCTGTGCCTGGGGCGAGTCGCCCGAGAGCGGCATGGTCAAGTTCTGCGAGAACGGCGCCAAGGCGGTCAACTGGGAAGCCACCGGGCGCTCGGTGGACCCGGCATTCTTCGCCAAGTACAGCGTCGGCGCACTGCTTGAGCAGAGTGACTACTGGCTCGAATACCAGGGCCGGCTGTCCCATCCGATGCGTTATGACGCCGCCACCGACCACTATGTCGAGATCAGTTGGGACGACGCCTTCGCCCTGATCGCCCAGCACTTGAACAGCCTTGAGTCGCCTGATCAGGCTGACTTCTATACATCGGGTCGAGCCAGCAACGAAGCCGCCTTCCTTTATCAGTTGTTCGTGCGCACCTTCGGTACCAACAACTTCCCCGATTGCTCGAACATGTGTCACGAGGCCAGTGGCCTGGGCATGTCCAGCACCCTGGGCGTGGGCAAGGGCACCGTGGTGTTCCACGACCTGGAGCAGGCCGACGCGATCTTCGTCATCGGCCAGAACCCTGGCACCAATCACCCGCGCATGCTCGAACCCTTGCGTGAAGCGGTGGAGCGCGGCGCCCAGGTGGTGTGTTTCAACCCGCTGAAGGAGCGCGGCCTGGAGCGCTTCCAGCACCCGCAGCACCCGTTCGAGATGCTCAGCAACGGTTCCGAACCGACCAACACCGCTTACTTCCGCCCAGCCCTGGGCGGCGACATGGCAGTGCTGCGCGGCATGGCCAAGTTCCTCCTGCAGTGGGAGCGCGAGGCCCAGGCCAACGGCATGCCGCCGGTGTTCGACCATGCCTTCATCAAGGCCCATACCGATGGTATGGACGACTACCTGGCGCAGGTCGACGCCACTTCCTGGGAACACATCGTCGAGCAGTCCGGCCTGAGCAAGGCCGAGATCGAGCTGGCCGCGCGCATGTACCGCAAGGCCGAGCGGGTGATCATGTGTTGGGCCATGGGCGTCACCCAACACCGTCACTCGGTGCCGACCGTGCAGGAGATCGTCAACCTGCAATTGCTGCGCGGCAATGTCGGCCGCCCGGGCGCCGGGTTGTCGCCGGTGCGTGGCCACAGCAACGTGCAGGGCGACCGCAGCATGGGCATCGACGAGAAACCGCCGACCTGGTTGCTCGACAACCTGCAACAGCGCTTCGGCATCGAGGTGCCGCGCGGCCACGGGCACAATGCCGTGCTGGCGATCCAGGCCATGGAGGAGGGGCGCACCAAGGTGTTCGTCGCCCTGGGCGGCAACTTCGCCCAGGCCACCCCGGACACCCCGCGCACCCATGCGGCGCTGCGCAACTGCGAATTGACCGTGCACATCGCCACCAAGCTCAACCGCTCGCACCTGGTCACCGGCCGTGACGCGCTGATCCTGCCGTGCCTGGGGCGCACCGAGATCGATATCCAGGGTGAAGGCCCGCAAGGTGTCACGGTCGAGGACACCTTCAGCATGGTGCATATCTCCCATGGCCAACTGAAACCGCGTTCGCCGCACCTGCGCTCGGAGCCGGCGATCATCGCCGGCATGGCCAAGGTGACTCTGGGCGATCGCCCCATCGACTGGGACTGGGTTGTGGCCGACTATGGGCGCATCCGCGACCTGATCGCCGATACCATTCCCGGATTCGCCGACTTCAATGCGCGCCTGCACCACCCCGGCGGCTTCTACCTGGGCAATGCCGCCGCCGAGCGCGAATGGAACACCGCCAGCGGCAAGGCGCAGTTCACCGCCTGCCCATTGCCGGCGCAACTGGTCAACGACGTGGTGCTGGCCCGTGGTGAAAAACCTGACCTGATCCTGCAGACCTTGCGCTCCCACGACCAGTACAACACCACGCTGTACGGCCTGGACGACCGCTACCGTGGCGTGTTCGGCCTGCGCGAGGTGGTCTTCGCCAATGAGGCGGACATCCGTCGGTTGGGCTTCGCGCCGGGTGACAAGGTGGACATGGTGTCGCTGTGGGAGGACGGCCTGGAGCGGCGGGTCACGGGCTTCACCCTGGTGGCCTACGACATTCCCACCGGCCAGGCAGCTGCCTACTACCCGGAGACCAACCCGCTGGTGCCTCTGGAGAGCTACGGCGACCAGACCTTCACCCCCACCT
- a CDS encoding FAD-dependent oxidoreductase, giving the protein MRPFWLQQALDQEDEALCPPLQGDARCDVCIVGGGYTGLWTALMLKEQAPQLDVLLVEADICGAGASGRNGGCALSWSAKYFTLERLFGVVEAIRLVRESERSIEAIGAFCRANGIHCDYRMDGTLYTATNQAQVGGTDAVIAALEQKGINSFQRLPLAQVQRVAGSSRHLEGWYSPAAATVQPGRLVRGLRRVALQRGVRIHEGTAMTGLEHGAPVQVRTQGGTVRADRVVLGLNAWMARAFPQFERSVAIVSSDMVITEPCPELLRQIGLDSGVSVLDSRIFVHYYHNTSDGRLMLGKGGNTFAYGGRMLPVFDQPSPYQPLLRDSLTEFFPALADVPLAASWNGPSDRSVTGLPFFGRLDGQGNVFYGFGYSGSGVGPCHMGGQILASLALGLDNDWTRSPLVKGPLGQFPPEPIRYLGSLMVRNAIRRKEHAEDRGARPRRLDVRLARFAAAAGKADKG; this is encoded by the coding sequence ATGAGACCCTTCTGGCTGCAACAGGCCCTGGACCAGGAAGACGAAGCACTGTGCCCGCCGCTGCAAGGCGACGCCCGCTGCGATGTGTGCATCGTCGGGGGTGGCTACACCGGGCTGTGGACGGCCCTGATGCTCAAGGAGCAAGCGCCGCAACTCGACGTGCTGCTGGTCGAGGCGGACATCTGCGGCGCCGGTGCCAGTGGCCGCAATGGTGGCTGCGCACTGTCCTGGTCGGCCAAGTACTTCACCCTTGAGCGTCTGTTCGGGGTGGTGGAGGCGATACGCCTGGTGCGTGAGTCGGAACGCAGCATCGAGGCCATCGGCGCGTTCTGCCGCGCCAATGGCATCCACTGCGACTACCGTATGGACGGTACCCTGTACACCGCCACGAACCAGGCCCAGGTTGGCGGTACCGACGCGGTGATCGCCGCGCTGGAGCAGAAGGGGATCAATTCGTTCCAGCGTTTGCCGTTGGCACAGGTGCAGCGGGTTGCCGGCTCCAGCCGCCACCTCGAGGGCTGGTATTCACCGGCCGCGGCCACGGTGCAACCCGGGCGGCTGGTGCGCGGCCTGCGTCGGGTCGCCCTGCAGCGCGGCGTGCGCATTCATGAGGGTACCGCGATGACCGGGCTGGAGCATGGCGCCCCGGTGCAGGTGCGCACCCAGGGTGGGACCGTTCGCGCCGACCGCGTGGTGCTGGGGCTCAATGCCTGGATGGCGCGGGCCTTCCCGCAGTTCGAGCGCAGCGTGGCGATCGTCTCCAGCGACATGGTGATCACCGAGCCGTGCCCGGAACTGCTGCGCCAGATCGGCCTGGACAGCGGGGTCAGCGTGCTCGACTCACGGATCTTCGTGCACTACTACCACAACACCTCCGATGGCCGGCTGATGCTGGGCAAGGGCGGCAACACCTTCGCCTATGGCGGGCGCATGCTGCCGGTGTTCGACCAGCCATCGCCTTACCAGCCATTGCTGCGCGACAGCCTCACGGAGTTCTTCCCGGCGCTGGCCGATGTTCCCCTGGCAGCCAGCTGGAACGGCCCCTCGGATCGCTCGGTGACCGGCCTGCCGTTCTTTGGTCGGCTCGACGGGCAGGGCAACGTGTTCTACGGCTTCGGTTACTCCGGCAGCGGTGTCGGGCCGTGCCACATGGGCGGGCAGATCCTGGCGTCGCTGGCACTGGGCCTGGACAACGACTGGACCCGCTCACCGCTGGTCAAGGGGCCGCTCGGGCAGTTCCCGCCGGAACCGATCCGCTACCTGGGGTCGTTGATGGTGCGCAACGCCATCCGGCGCAAGGAGCATGCCGAGGACCGCGGTGCACGACCGCGCCGGCTGGATGTGCGGTTGGCGCGCTTCGCGGCGGCGGCGGGGAAGGCGGACAAGGGCTGA
- a CDS encoding DMT family transporter, whose amino-acid sequence MSSSTPLSGVNQPLRGIALVVVATFLFASHDGLSKFLGGVYPIIMVVWARYVVHTLLMAGIFLPKAGLAVLRTRRPLLQTLRALSLLSTSLLFTAGLQYLPLAEATSVNFLAPVLVTALSVPLLKERVTLGQWVAVVMGFIGVLVVVHPGGALFTPAILFPFGSALGFCFYQLLTRKLAAHDSPTTSNFYAGLCNTLIMTALVPFFWQVPAWPHVLLMLALGGCGMTAHLLLTQAFRHAAPALLAPFSYCQIVFAGLLGAVVFGQVPDGMSLAGISVICLSGLAAAWMQRRG is encoded by the coding sequence ATGAGTTCCAGTACGCCGCTGTCCGGAGTCAACCAGCCGCTGCGCGGCATCGCCCTGGTGGTGGTGGCCACCTTCCTGTTTGCCAGCCACGATGGGCTTTCGAAGTTTCTCGGTGGCGTGTACCCGATCATCATGGTGGTGTGGGCGCGCTATGTGGTGCACACGTTGCTGATGGCCGGGATCTTCCTGCCCAAGGCGGGCCTTGCCGTGTTGCGCACCCGCCGGCCGCTGCTGCAGACCCTGCGCGCACTCAGCCTGCTCAGCACCAGCTTGTTGTTCACCGCTGGCCTGCAGTATCTGCCGCTGGCGGAGGCAACCTCGGTCAACTTCCTCGCGCCGGTGCTGGTCACCGCGTTGTCGGTGCCCTTGCTCAAGGAGCGGGTCACGCTGGGGCAGTGGGTGGCGGTGGTGATGGGGTTCATCGGTGTGTTGGTGGTGGTTCACCCGGGGGGCGCCCTGTTCACGCCGGCCATCCTGTTCCCGTTCGGTTCGGCGCTGGGGTTCTGCTTCTACCAGTTGCTCACGCGCAAGTTGGCGGCCCATGACAGCCCGACCACCAGCAACTTCTACGCGGGGTTGTGCAATACCTTGATCATGACGGCGCTGGTGCCGTTCTTCTGGCAGGTGCCGGCTTGGCCGCACGTGTTGTTGATGTTGGCGCTGGGCGGCTGCGGCATGACCGCGCACCTGCTGTTGACCCAGGCGTTCCGCCATGCCGCGCCAGCGTTGCTGGCGCCGTTCAGTTACTGCCAGATCGTGTTTGCCGGGTTGCTGGGGGCGGTGGTGTTCGGTCAGGTGCCGGACGGGATGAGCCTGGCGGGAATTTCGGTCATTTGCCTGAGCGGGTTGGCGGCGGCGTGGATGCAGCGGCGCGGCTAA
- a CDS encoding thioredoxin family protein, translating to MTSIPGGAWRRPGRVLLVAVAATCALGGLALAARSPAPDLGAMPPLAGAQQWLNSPPLDGAALKGKVVLVDFWTYDCINCRRSLPHVNDWARRYADQGLVVIGVHTPEYDYEHDVGNLRTQVRQLGIGYPVAVDNDYRIWNAWGNQFWPAHYFVDRRGQVRHVHFGEGDYAGQEQVIRQLLDERE from the coding sequence ATGACTTCGATACCTGGCGGCGCCTGGCGCCGCCCTGGGCGTGTGTTGCTGGTCGCCGTGGCGGCCACCTGCGCCCTGGGTGGCCTGGCCCTGGCGGCCCGGTCGCCCGCGCCCGACCTGGGGGCCATGCCACCGTTGGCCGGCGCGCAGCAGTGGCTCAACTCGCCACCACTGGATGGCGCCGCGCTCAAGGGCAAGGTGGTACTGGTCGACTTCTGGACCTATGACTGCATCAACTGCCGGCGCAGCCTGCCGCATGTCAACGACTGGGCCCGGCGCTACGCCGACCAGGGGTTGGTGGTGATCGGGGTGCACACACCGGAGTACGACTACGAGCACGATGTCGGCAACCTGCGCACGCAGGTCCGGCAGTTGGGCATCGGCTACCCCGTGGCGGTGGACAACGACTACCGCATCTGGAATGCCTGGGGGAATCAGTTCTGGCCCGCACATTACTTCGTCGACCGCCGTGGCCAGGTCCGTCATGTGCATTTTGGTGAGGGGGACTACGCAGGCCAGGAACAGGTGATCCGGCAATTGCTGGACGAGCGGGAGTGA